From a region of the Actinomycetota bacterium genome:
- a CDS encoding transglutaminase family protein — MTIKVALEHRTTYRFDRLIGLGAHVVRLRPAPHCRTPVEAYSLTVSPADAFVNWQQDPFGNHLARLVFPQRTTELSITVDLVATMTVINPFDFFVAEQAETYPFGYDRDLAADLAPYLRPVTEPGRSEPGPLLRRWLHGIRPPTTPMRTVDFLVAVNQRVYQSVAYDVRLEAGVQSPDTTLQRAIGSCRDSAWLLVAILRELGLAARFVSGYLVQLAPDVEALDGPTGPRQDFTDLHAWAEVYLPGAGWVGLDPTSGLFAGEGHIPLAASPEPATAAPVTGVVEPCEVELTYRNTVRRIHEDPRVTRPYTDQQWARVNEFGLAVDARLAAGDVRLTMGGEPTFVSIDDMDGAQWSTEAHGDAKRERAGELVAALRERWAPGGLVHHGQGKWYPGEPLPRWQLGLTWRTDGEPVWRDAALLADPLVAGTAGPDDAAEFVRGVAAALGIPATFAIPAYEDPLAQLLAEARLPDGAPPADDGLDAALDPADPDPAASARVLATLDERRGEPVGWVLPLHRTEQTGSHAEPGWATTRWQTRRRHLYLAPGTSPMGLRLPLDSLSWTAPPYLPEPSPLQPLSPLPPATAPYAADTPPAAAVVPGEGAPTTALCVELCDGRLHVFLPPVADLAPALHLVSVVEATAAVLGQAVVVEGYPLPADPRTPTVVVAPDPGVLEVNVHPAASWPELVATTEDLHAEARAVRLGTEKFALDGVHTGTGGGSHLTLGGPTPADSPLLRRPDLLRSLVTYWQHHPALSYLFAGRFIGPTSQAPRVDEGRAENLYELEIAFAELDRLADDPPPWLVDRLLRHLLTDITGNTHRAEFCIDKLYSPDSVRGRLGLLEMRAFEMPPHPRMGLVQALLVRALVARCWETPYAGRLVRWGSELTDRFLLPAYVEADIGDVVEDLRAHDLPFELGWLDPFLEFRFPRLGRVQVGEVGIELRRAIEPWHVLGEEATGAGTARYVDSSLERVQVEVTGLTPGRHVVTCNGVPLPLRPGPVEGVAVAGVRYRAWQPWSALHPTIAVQAPLVFDLVDCWNGRSLGGCTHHVVHPGGRAYDRLPVNANEAEARRVSRFEPRGHTPGPIDLSRFAALAAAPESGRTLDLRRTPRT, encoded by the coding sequence GTGACCATCAAGGTCGCCCTCGAGCACCGTACGACGTACCGGTTCGACCGCCTGATCGGGCTCGGTGCGCACGTCGTACGGCTGCGACCGGCACCGCACTGCCGCACTCCGGTGGAGGCGTACTCCCTCACCGTGTCACCGGCCGACGCGTTCGTGAATTGGCAGCAGGACCCCTTCGGCAACCACCTGGCGCGGCTGGTGTTCCCGCAGCGCACGACGGAACTGTCGATCACGGTCGACCTGGTCGCCACGATGACGGTGATCAATCCGTTCGACTTCTTCGTCGCCGAGCAGGCCGAGACCTACCCCTTCGGCTACGACCGCGACCTGGCCGCGGACCTCGCGCCGTACCTGCGGCCGGTGACCGAGCCGGGCCGCTCCGAGCCCGGGCCCTTGCTCCGCCGCTGGCTGCACGGCATCCGGCCGCCGACCACCCCGATGCGGACCGTCGACTTCCTCGTCGCGGTGAACCAGCGGGTGTACCAGAGCGTCGCGTACGACGTCCGGCTGGAAGCCGGGGTGCAGTCGCCGGACACCACGCTGCAGCGGGCGATCGGCTCCTGCCGGGACAGCGCCTGGCTGCTCGTGGCGATCCTGCGGGAACTCGGCCTGGCGGCCCGCTTCGTCTCCGGGTACCTCGTCCAGCTCGCGCCGGACGTCGAGGCGCTGGACGGGCCCACCGGCCCCCGGCAGGACTTCACCGACCTGCACGCCTGGGCCGAGGTCTACCTGCCCGGCGCCGGCTGGGTGGGGCTGGACCCGACGTCCGGCCTGTTCGCCGGGGAGGGCCACATCCCGCTGGCCGCCAGTCCCGAACCGGCCACCGCGGCGCCGGTGACCGGCGTGGTGGAGCCGTGCGAGGTGGAACTGACCTACCGCAACACCGTCCGGCGCATTCACGAAGACCCCCGGGTCACCCGGCCCTACACCGACCAGCAGTGGGCGCGGGTCAACGAGTTCGGCCTCGCCGTGGACGCCCGGTTGGCCGCCGGGGACGTCAGGCTGACGATGGGCGGCGAGCCGACGTTCGTCTCCATCGACGACATGGACGGCGCCCAGTGGAGCACCGAGGCGCACGGCGACGCCAAGCGGGAACGGGCCGGCGAACTGGTCGCGGCGCTGCGCGAACGCTGGGCTCCCGGCGGCCTGGTGCATCACGGCCAGGGCAAGTGGTACCCGGGAGAGCCGTTGCCCCGCTGGCAGCTCGGCCTCACCTGGCGCACCGACGGTGAGCCGGTATGGCGTGACGCCGCGCTGCTGGCCGATCCGCTGGTCGCCGGGACCGCCGGACCGGACGACGCCGCGGAGTTCGTCCGCGGCGTCGCGGCCGCGTTGGGTATTCCGGCGACGTTCGCGATACCGGCGTACGAGGACCCGCTCGCGCAGCTGCTGGCCGAGGCCCGGCTGCCCGACGGCGCTCCGCCGGCCGACGACGGACTCGACGCGGCCCTCGACCCCGCCGACCCGGACCCGGCGGCGAGCGCTCGGGTCCTGGCCACGCTCGACGAGCGCCGTGGCGAGCCGGTGGGCTGGGTCCTGCCGTTGCACCGCACCGAACAGACCGGCTCGCACGCGGAACCGGGCTGGGCGACCACCCGCTGGCAGACCCGCCGCCGGCACCTGTACCTGGCGCCCGGCACCTCGCCGATGGGGCTGCGGCTGCCGCTGGACTCGCTGTCGTGGACGGCGCCGCCGTACCTGCCGGAACCGTCTCCGCTGCAACCGCTTTCGCCGCTGCCCCCGGCCACGGCTCCTTACGCCGCCGATACACCACCGGCGGCGGCCGTGGTACCCGGCGAGGGCGCGCCGACCACGGCACTGTGCGTCGAGCTGTGCGACGGGCGGCTGCACGTCTTCCTGCCCCCGGTCGCCGACCTCGCCCCGGCACTGCACCTCGTGTCGGTCGTGGAGGCGACCGCGGCCGTGCTCGGCCAGGCCGTCGTCGTCGAGGGCTACCCGCTACCGGCCGACCCGCGGACGCCCACCGTCGTGGTCGCGCCGGATCCCGGTGTGCTGGAGGTCAACGTCCATCCCGCGGCGAGCTGGCCGGAACTCGTCGCCACCACCGAGGACCTGCACGCCGAGGCACGCGCCGTACGCCTGGGCACCGAGAAGTTCGCCCTCGACGGCGTCCACACCGGGACCGGCGGGGGCAGCCACCTGACCCTCGGCGGCCCGACGCCGGCCGACAGCCCGCTGCTGCGCCGCCCCGACCTGCTGCGCAGCCTGGTGACGTACTGGCAGCACCATCCGGCGCTGTCCTACCTGTTCGCCGGCCGGTTCATCGGCCCGACCAGCCAGGCCCCCCGGGTGGACGAGGGCCGCGCCGAGAACCTGTACGAACTGGAGATCGCGTTCGCCGAACTCGACCGGCTCGCCGACGACCCGCCGCCGTGGCTGGTGGACCGGTTGCTGCGCCACCTGCTGACCGACATCACCGGCAACACCCACCGCGCGGAGTTCTGCATCGACAAGCTGTACAGCCCCGACAGCGTCCGCGGCCGGCTGGGACTGTTGGAGATGCGCGCCTTCGAGATGCCGCCGCATCCGCGGATGGGACTGGTGCAGGCCCTGCTCGTGCGCGCCCTGGTCGCCCGGTGCTGGGAAACGCCGTACGCCGGACGCCTGGTGCGCTGGGGCAGTGAGCTGACCGACCGCTTCCTGCTGCCGGCGTACGTCGAAGCCGACATCGGCGACGTGGTCGAGGACCTGCGCGCGCACGACCTGCCGTTCGAACTGGGCTGGCTGGACCCGTTCCTGGAGTTCCGTTTTCCGCGCCTGGGCCGGGTGCAGGTCGGCGAGGTCGGCATCGAGCTGCGCCGGGCCATCGAGCCGTGGCACGTGCTGGGCGAGGAGGCGACCGGGGCCGGCACCGCGCGGTACGTCGACTCCTCGCTGGAGCGGGTCCAGGTCGAGGTGACCGGCCTGACCCCGGGCCGGCACGTGGTGACCTGCAACGGCGTCCCGCTGCCGTTGCGGCCCGGACCGGTCGAGGGCGTCGCCGTCGCCGGCGTCCGCTACCGGGCGTGGCAACCCTGGTCGGCATTGCACCCGACCATCGCCGTGCAGGCGCCGCTCGTCTTCGACCTGGTGGACTGCTGGAACGGCCGGTCGCTCGGCGGATGCACGCACCACGTCGTGCACCCCGGCGGACGCGCGTACGACCGGCTGCCGGTGAACGCCAACGAGGCCGAGGCCCGGCGGGTCAGCCGGTTCGAACCTCGCGGCCACACCCCGGGCCCGATCGACCTGAGCCGCTTCGCCGCCCTCGCCGCCGCTCCGGAGTCCGGCCGCACGCTCGACCTGCGCCGGACCCCCCGCACGTGA